The Sylvia atricapilla isolate bSylAtr1 chromosome 3, bSylAtr1.pri, whole genome shotgun sequence genome has a window encoding:
- the LOC136359742 gene encoding GDNF-inducible zinc finger protein 1-like — protein MESNPVLLESKSSPINLLNEMQQLRLLGHLCDVTVSVEYQGVRAEFPAHKAVLAATSKFFKEVFLNEKPVDGPRSNVFLNEVQVADFASFLEFVYTARVEVEEDRVQRMLEIAEKLKCLDLSETCFQLKKQMLESVLLELQNFSESQNSEEENTARPSAVPMAEDEREPLDSSIAAPGRGASPEGPAAKSKEKMDKKKEVLKAPYAKIRRASGRLAGRKVFVEIPKKKYTRRLREQQWNAEEEKQPEGEETEQEQVENSGKPEGTSPESLPKGEEDKKKRGSAFKCGTCQKEFLYEKSFLKHIQQSHGIASALEFRCETCAQTFANRCNLRSHQRHVHSSERRFPCELCAKRFKRKKDVKRHVLQVHEGGGERHQCHQCGKGLSSRTALRLHERTHTGHKPYGCPECEAKFSQPSALKTHMRIHTGEKPFVCDECGARFTQNHMLIYHRRCHTGERPFMCETCGKSFASKEYLKHHNRIHTGSKPFKCEVCYRTFAQRNSLYQHIKVHTGERPYCCDQCGKQFTQLNALQRHHRIHTGEKPFMCNACGRTFTDKSTLRRHTSIHDKNTPWKSFLVIVEGATKNDEGHKTELPDEEYEVSPKIPEKLLSFPENSPYQSLAAGPGSGNSSMDCKASGAQESLLGELTVLHTQTDSGQPQLHALVNIE, from the exons atggAAAGCAATCCTGTTCTGCTGGAATCCAAGTCCTCCCCCATCAACCTGCTGAATGAGATGCAGCAGCTGCGGCTGCTGGGCCACCTGTGCGACGTCACGGTCAGCGTGGAGTACCAGGGCGTGCGTGCCGAGTTCCCGGCACacaaggctgtgctggctgccacCAGCAAGTTCTTCAAGGAGGTTTTCCTCAACGAGAAACCTGTGGATGGCCCCCGGAGCAACGTGTTCCTCAACGAAGTGCAGGTGGCGGATTTCGCCTCCTTCCTGGAGTTCGTGTACACGGCGCGCGTGGAGGTGGAGGAGGACAGGGTGCAGCGCATGCTGGAGATTGCTGAGAAGCTCAAGTGCCTGGATCTCTCCGAGACCTGCTTCCAGCTGAAGAAGCAGATGCTGGAATccgtgctgctggagctgcagaactTCTCAGAATCGCAGAATTCCGAGGAGGAAAACACTGCCCGCCCGAGCgctgtgcccatggcagaagATGAGCGGGAGCCTCTGGATTCTTCCATAGCCGCACCCGGCCGTGGAGCATCTCCTGAGGGGCCGGCTGCCAAATCCAAGGAGAAGATGGACAAAAAGAAGGAAGTGCTGAAGGCTCCTTACGCCAAGATCCGCAGGGCAAGCGGGCGGCTTGCTGGCAGGAAGGTGTTTGTGGAGAtcccaaagaaaaaatacaccCGGAGGCTGCGGGAGCAGCAGTGGAACGCCGAGGAGGAAAAACAGCCCGAGGGCGAGgagacagagcaggagcaggtggaGAACTCCGGCAAACCTGAGGGAACCTCCCCGGAAAGCCTCCCCAAAGGCGAGGAGGACAAAAAGAAGCGTGGCAGCGCCTTCAAGTGCGGCACGTGCCAGAAGGAGTTCCTGTACGAGAAGAGCTTCCTGAAGCACATCCAGCAGAGCCACGGGATCGCCTCGGCGCTGGAGTTCCGCTGCGAGACGTGCGCGCAGACCTTCGCCAACCGCTGCAACCTGCGCAGCCACCAGCGGCACGTGCACAGCAGCGAGCGCCGCTTCCCCTGCGAGCTCTGCGCCAAGCGCTTCAAGAGGAAGAAGGACGTCAAGAGGCACGTCCTGCAGGTGCATGAGGGCGGAGGGGAGcgccaccagtgccaccagtgcgGCAAGGGGCTCAGCTCCAGGACGGCCCTGCGGCTCCATGAGAGGACGCACACGGGACACAAGCCCTACGGCTGCCCCGAGTGCGAGGCCAAGTTCTCCCAGCCTTCGGCGCTGAAAACCCACATGAG GATCCACACGGGGGAGAAGCCCTTTGTGTGTGATGAGTGTGGGGCTCGCTTCACCCAGAACCACATGCTCATCTACCACAGGCGCTGCCATACAG GGGAAAGGCCTTTCATGTGTGAAAcatgtgggaagagctttgcATCCAAGGAATACTTGAAACACCACAACCGGATCCACACAGGATCCAAGCCCTTCAAGTGTGAGGTTTGCTACCGGACCTTTGCTCAGCGGAATTCCCTGTACCAGCACATCAAAGTCCACACAG GGGAGCGGCCGTACTGCTGTGACCAGTGTGGGAAGCAGTTCACGCAGCTGAACGCGCTGCAGCGGCACCACCGCATCCACACCGGCGAGAAGCCCTTCATGTGCAACGCCTGCGGCAGGACCTTCACCGACAAATCCACGCTGCGCCGGCACACCTCG ATCCATGATAAAAACACCCCCTGGAAGTCCTTCCTCGTCATCGTGGAAGGAGCCACGAAGAATGATGAGGGGCACAAAACAGAGCTTCCTGACGAGGAATACGAGGTGTCCCCCAAAATCCCGGAAAAGCTGCTGTCCTTCCCAGAGAACAGCCCCTaccagagcctggcagcagggccGGGAAGCGGGAATTCCAGCATGGACTGTAAGGCCTCTGGAGCACAGGAATCCCTGCTGGGAGAACTTACCGTGCTCCACACGCAGACAGActctgggcagccccagctccatgCCCTGGTGAACATAGAATAA
- the LOC136359744 gene encoding GDNF-inducible zinc finger protein 1-like, translated as MEKKKILMKSKVAASNLLRALHSLYQLGHLCDVKVLTQHLGIQEEFLAHKAVLAASSNYFKGLFLHQEMLDTQKCTVTLQDIYTEEFTSFLEFVYTAEVEIEVGKLQRMKEIAERLECKDLLDICEEVKAEGRKGLDLSRCLKGQRGEKRGSQWPRIQQEENPRSSSQIVSIPMQRKLWDRQKHKELLPGHELIGCLEQEATASPAPKSRPAKLPKCNKTHSLTRLGVNITSLENKDGHSLHRGQEWKRESQVSPYCYKAISSKCGLAGHIQTHTGDRPYQCQSCPASFAHRAAYTSHLRKIHESGEERKLLPVYWMVVPPTHGPNPTGYDKDPNGETWDRTPETSGCEEDPRNSSIAEAERSKEQEESQEAEGGNEDEGGMSVKGEEQGDYDMGYSEVEGSRDNEECSEEEDEASKEKDSKEPGPGFKQKKASRSVANKKSIYVIHCDKCQEQFVSRKKYVDHCRDVHQSLPGKAYRCEVCSKAFASYTSWKEHRTCVHSEERRFSCSLCQATFKRKRDVRTHSVQKHEGRAKRPLCSVCGKILSSHTALVFHMRTHTGEKPYECSVCHSRFAQPSQLKIHTRSHTGEKPYICEDCGASFADKGKLTSHKRTHTGERLFRCDVCGKHFATNEYLKCHKRCHLGAKPYRCEVCGKTFGLRASLAQHSNVHAETRPYFCEQCGKAFTQQGALRRHQRIHTGEKPYKCRACERTFTDMSTLRRHVAIHDRNAHWRSFLIDLTHKKDHNWSKIETLAEVHLGGDPMPEIWSVDHGKLYKPESAKTAAHMTPGVGDTEDTEASLLYI; from the exons atggagaagaagaaaatcctgATGAAGTCCAAGGTTGCTGCTTCCAACCTCCTGAGGGCACTGCATTCCCTGTACCAACTCGGGCATCTCTGCGACGTGAAGGTCCTCACCCAACACCTGGGAATTcaggaggaattcctggctCACAAAGCTGTCCTGGCGGCTTCCAGCAACTACTTCAAGGGGCTCTTCCTGCACCAGGAGATGCTGGACACCCAGAAATGCACAGTGACTCTGCAAGACATCTACACCGAGGAGTTCACCTCCTTCCTGGAGTTTGTGTACACAGCAGAGGTGGAGATTGAGGTGGGAAAACTCCAGCGGATGAAGGAAATAGCAGAAAGGCTGGAATGCAAGGATTTGCTTGACATCTGTGAAGAAGTGAaggcagagggcaggaaggGCTTGGATTTGAGCCGCTGCCTGAAAGGGCAGAGGGGTGAAAAAAGAGGATCACAGTGGCCTCGCATCCAGCAAGAGGAGAACCCCAGGAGCTCTTCCCAGATCGTGTCAATTCCCATGCAGAGGAAACTTTGGGACAGGCAGAAACataaggagctgctgccaggccaTGAGCTCATTGGatgcctggagcaggaggccACGGCTTCTCCAGCCCCAAAATCCAGACCAGCAAAGCTGCCCAAGTGCAACAAGACACATTCCCTGACCAGACTGGGTGTGAATATTACCAGCCTGGAAAACAAGGATGGCCATTCCCTCCACAGGGGGCAGGAGTGGAAGCGGGAATCCCAGGTGTCTCCCTACTGTTACAAGGCCATCAGCTCCAAGTGTGGCCTGGCTGGGCACATCCAGACACACACTGGAGACAGGCCCTACCAgtgccagagctgccctgccagcTTCGCCCACAGGGCTGCCTACACCTCCCACCTCAG gaaaatcCATGAGTCTGGGGAAGAGAGGAAACTCCTGCCTGTCTATTGGATGGTGGTTCCACCTACACATGGCCCAAACCCCACAGGCTATGACAAAGATCCCAATGGAGAGACTTGGGATAGGACACCAGAAACCTCAGGGTGTGAGGAAGATCCTAGAAATTCATCCATTGCTGAAGCAGAAAGGAGCAAGGAGCAAGAGGAATCCCAGGAAGCTGAAGGAGGGAATGAAGATGAAGGTGGAATGAGTGTGAAGGGCGAGGAGCAGGGAGACTATGACATGGGATACTCGGAAGTTGAAGGAAGTAGGGACAACGAAGAATGttctgaggaggaggatgaagccTCAAAAGAAAAGGATAGCAAAGAACCTGGACCAGGGTTTAAACAAAAGAAGGCCAGTAGAAGTGTGGCCAACAAGAAGTCCATCTACGTGATCCACTGCGACAAGTGTCAGGAGCAGTTTGTTTCCCGGAAGAAATACGTGGATCACTGCCGGGATGTGCACCAGAGCCTGCCTGGCAAGGCGTACCGCTGCGAGGTGTGCAGCAAGGCCTTCGCCAGCTACACCAGCTGGAAGGAGCACCGCACCTGCGTGCACAGCGAGGAGAGGAGgttctcctgcagcctctgccaggccaCCTTCAAGAGGAAGCGGGATGTGAGGACTCACTCTGTGCAGAAGCACGAGGGCAGGGCCAAGCGGCCACTGTGCTCCGTGTGTGGCAAGATCCTGAGCTCCCACACGGCGCTGGTGTTCCATATGCGGACGCATACCGGCGAGAAGCCCTATGAGTGCAGCGTGTGTCATTCCAGGTTTGCTCAGCCCTCCCAGCTCAAGATCCACACCAG ATCCCACACCGGGGAGAAGCCCTACATTTGTGAGGACTGTGGTGCTTCCTTTGCTGACAAAGGAAAACTCACCAGCCACAAAAGGACACACACAG GAGAGCGGCTCTTCCGGTGCGATGTGTGTGGGAAGCACTTTGCCACCAACGAGTACCTGAAGTGCCACAAGCGTTGTCACCTGGGAGCCAAACCCTACAGGTGTGAGGTTTGTGGGAAAACCTTTGGACTCAGAGCctccctggcccagcacagcaaCGTCCATGCAG AGACCCGTCCCTATTTCTGTGAGCAGTGTGGGAAGGCCTTCACGCAGCAGGGAGCTCTGCGGCGGCACCAGCGCATCCACACTGGAGAGAAGCCCTACAAATGCCGCGCCTGCGAGAGGACCTTCACTGACATGTCCACCCTGCGCCGACACGTGGCG atccATGACCGGAATGCTCACTGGAGAAGCTTCTTGATTGACCTCACACACAAGAAAGACCACAATTGGTCCAAAATAGAGACTTTAGCCGAAGTGCATCTGGGAGGAGATCCCATGCCGGAAATTTGGTCAGTTGACCACGGGAAACTTTATAAACCAGAAAGTGCTAAAACAGCAGCACACATGACACCTGGGGTTGGGGACACCGAGGACACTGAGGCCTCTCTTTTGTACATATAA